One window of Vibrio sinaloensis genomic DNA carries:
- a CDS encoding DUF4124 domain-containing protein: MTHRWLLYVIACFFWSAQAKTIYTWQDTQGITHFSDIPHPQATTFHLADTQPATKPPAPTGASQHPKRVASTPLELTILSPLNNQAIRSNNGALTIKAKLNRPLDDGETLRLLLNEETVLTPEQSLVWQLRELPRGSHQIQLEAFQYGKLIASSQPITVHLLRITAISVK, from the coding sequence ATGACTCATCGCTGGTTACTATATGTAATCGCTTGCTTTTTCTGGTCGGCTCAAGCGAAAACCATCTATACTTGGCAAGATACACAAGGCATAACCCATTTCAGTGATATCCCTCACCCACAAGCAACCACATTTCACCTTGCAGATACGCAACCCGCGACAAAACCACCGGCGCCGACCGGCGCATCGCAACATCCCAAACGCGTTGCCAGTACACCACTAGAACTAACAATACTCTCTCCGTTAAATAACCAAGCAATACGCAGCAACAATGGCGCTCTGACCATAAAGGCAAAGCTGAATCGCCCACTAGACGATGGCGAGACCTTGAGGCTACTACTCAATGAAGAAACCGTACTCACTCCAGAACAAAGCCTTGTCTGGCAGTTACGCGAACTCCCGAGGGGGAGTCATCAGATTCAGTTAGAGGCATTTCAATACGGCAAGCTTATTGCATCTTCACAACCTATTACGGTGCATTTATTGCGAATAACCGCCATTTCGGTGAAATAA
- the ptsG gene encoding glucose-specific PTS transporter subunit IIBC: MNVFGTMQKMGKSLMLPVACMPAAGILLGIGGNAEVAKFLPDIVAQIMTEAGLGVFANMALLFAIGVALGFTKNDGVAALAAALGYLTMTRVLGVVAEGTDVGVFGGVIMGLVAAQLFNKYHKIKLPTYLGFFGGKRFVPIVTSLAACIVAGVLAIVWQPIGAGIAAFSHWAAYQSPELAFGIYGFVERSLIPFGLHHIWNAPFFYEVGSFTTAAGEVVTGEIPRYLAGDPTAGNLAGGYMFKMFGLPAACLAMYVTAKPENKLKVASILGSAALTSFLTGITEPIEFAFLFVAPILYVAHALIAATAFPVMIMMGIKHGTTFSHGLFDFTLLFGNSSNGMMLVVMGLVYAAIYFVVFTTLIKALDLKTVGREEEDMGEMANLETSEQAQLVLEAFGGKDNIESIDACITRLRMTVKDEKKVNQDRLKELGATAVVRPSENNLQAIFGTHSEILKGEIEPLLQ, translated from the coding sequence ATGAACGTTTTCGGCACTATGCAGAAAATGGGTAAGTCACTAATGCTGCCAGTGGCATGTATGCCAGCAGCAGGTATCTTACTAGGGATTGGTGGTAACGCTGAAGTAGCGAAATTCTTGCCAGATATCGTGGCACAAATCATGACCGAGGCGGGTCTGGGTGTGTTTGCAAACATGGCATTGCTATTTGCTATCGGTGTAGCGCTTGGCTTCACTAAAAACGACGGTGTTGCAGCACTTGCGGCGGCATTGGGCTACCTAACGATGACTCGCGTACTTGGCGTAGTGGCTGAAGGTACCGACGTTGGTGTGTTCGGTGGTGTTATCATGGGCCTTGTTGCGGCTCAACTGTTTAACAAGTACCACAAAATCAAGCTACCTACTTACCTAGGCTTCTTCGGCGGTAAGCGTTTCGTTCCAATCGTGACGTCTCTCGCTGCGTGTATCGTTGCTGGTGTTCTTGCTATCGTTTGGCAACCAATCGGTGCCGGCATCGCGGCATTCTCACACTGGGCAGCTTACCAATCACCTGAACTCGCATTCGGCATCTACGGTTTCGTTGAGCGCTCTCTAATTCCATTTGGTCTGCACCACATCTGGAACGCGCCATTCTTCTACGAAGTGGGTTCATTCACGACCGCAGCCGGTGAAGTTGTTACTGGTGAAATCCCACGTTACCTTGCTGGTGACCCAACTGCGGGCAACCTAGCGGGCGGTTACATGTTCAAGATGTTCGGTCTACCTGCTGCATGTTTGGCAATGTACGTAACAGCTAAGCCTGAGAACAAACTAAAAGTGGCTTCTATCCTAGGTTCTGCGGCATTGACTTCATTCCTAACAGGTATCACTGAGCCAATCGAATTCGCGTTCCTATTCGTTGCTCCTATCCTATACGTTGCTCACGCTCTGATCGCAGCGACTGCGTTCCCAGTGATGATCATGATGGGTATCAAGCACGGTACAACGTTCAGCCACGGTCTATTCGACTTCACGCTACTATTCGGTAACTCTTCAAACGGCATGATGCTTGTTGTGATGGGCCTAGTATACGCAGCTATCTACTTCGTTGTGTTCACTACGCTAATCAAAGCACTAGACCTTAAGACGGTTGGTCGTGAAGAAGAAGACATGGGCGAAATGGCTAACCTAGAAACGTCTGAGCAAGCTCAACTGGTTCTAGAAGCATTCGGTGGCAAAGACAACATTGAGTCAATCGACGCATGTATCACTCGCCTACGTATGACAGTTAAAGACGAGAAGAAAGTGAACCAAGATCGCTTGAAAGAGCTCGGCGCGACTGCAGTCGTACGCCCATCTGAGAACAACCTGCAAGCCATCTTCGGCACGCACTCAGAGATTCTTAAAGGTGAAATTGAGCCCCTACTTCAATAA
- a CDS encoding GGDEF domain-containing protein: MVKPLDNTYRLLIVFVFVVFGVLTTKVDDRYLHQLWFVLGAILSAIMVAFFINYATRHQVLYEGGPMFCAIVITAIPILHLGHKAIYWCLLAFGLVYIQWVSQIDVQWSLHFFVIAALVMGAMQFQTDVLLRSHYKHELTEQTKAQTDKLTGIDNRYRFDKEISTLLANLEVGQHLSVAMIDIDHFKQYNDTYGHLEGDRVLVQVAQLLSLQDADLVVKFGGEEFILVAVHDEHNEDWLSGLPVEFQRLGIAHLASELGYVSASVGIAVASHQADRRITKKMLLSVADECLYQAKSLGRNQVQLKSL, translated from the coding sequence ATGGTAAAGCCGCTAGATAACACTTATCGCTTGCTTATCGTCTTTGTGTTTGTTGTGTTTGGCGTTTTGACGACCAAGGTGGATGACCGTTATCTGCATCAGCTTTGGTTTGTTTTGGGTGCGATCCTCAGTGCTATTATGGTCGCGTTTTTTATCAATTATGCCACTAGGCACCAGGTATTGTATGAAGGTGGCCCAATGTTTTGCGCCATTGTGATTACTGCCATTCCTATTCTTCACCTTGGGCATAAAGCTATTTACTGGTGTTTGTTGGCTTTTGGCTTAGTGTATATTCAATGGGTTAGCCAAATTGACGTCCAGTGGAGTCTGCATTTTTTTGTGATTGCCGCATTGGTTATGGGGGCTATGCAGTTCCAAACCGATGTGCTGCTTCGAAGCCACTATAAACACGAGCTTACCGAACAAACCAAGGCGCAGACTGACAAATTAACTGGTATCGACAATCGCTACCGATTTGATAAAGAGATTTCAACGCTGCTGGCGAATCTAGAGGTTGGGCAACACCTGTCTGTAGCCATGATAGACATCGATCACTTCAAACAATATAACGACACCTATGGTCATCTAGAGGGGGATAGGGTTTTGGTCCAAGTGGCGCAATTGCTTTCTCTGCAAGATGCAGATTTGGTGGTGAAGTTTGGAGGTGAAGAGTTCATCTTAGTCGCGGTGCATGATGAGCACAATGAGGACTGGTTGAGCGGGCTACCCGTCGAATTCCAGCGTTTAGGTATTGCTCACTTGGCAAGTGAATTGGGCTATGTCTCCGCTTCAGTGGGTATTGCAGTGGCATCTCATCAAGCTGATAGACGTATCACTAAAAAGATGCTGCTTTCGGTTGCTGATGAGTGTCTCTATCAAGCTAAATCCTTGGGCCGAAATCAGGTGCAATTAAAGAGCCTTTAG
- the add gene encoding adenosine deaminase: MITKNLPLTDLHRHLDGNIRTQTILDLGQKFGVALPAYDVESLTPHVQIVEAEPSLVAFLSKLDWGVAVLGDLDACRRVAYENVEDALNAQIDYAELRFSPYYMAMKHKLPVAGVVEAVVDGVQAGVRDFGIKANLIGIMSRTFGTDACQQELDAILTQKDHIVAVDLAGDELGQPGDRFVSHFKQVKDAGLHVTVHAGEAAGAESMWQAIRDLGATRIGHGVKAVHDPKLMDYLAEHRIGIESCLTSNFQTSTVDSLANHPLKQFLDHGVLACLNTDDPAVEGIELPYEYEVAAPQAGLSQEQIRQAQINGLELAFISEAEKQQLRELALSRG, translated from the coding sequence ATGATAACCAAGAACCTTCCACTGACAGACTTACACCGCCACCTTGATGGTAATATCCGTACGCAAACTATTTTGGATCTGGGACAAAAATTTGGTGTCGCTCTTCCTGCCTACGATGTTGAGTCTTTAACCCCACACGTTCAAATCGTCGAAGCTGAACCTTCATTGGTTGCCTTTTTGTCGAAGCTAGATTGGGGTGTCGCGGTTCTTGGAGACCTTGATGCGTGTCGCCGCGTGGCATATGAAAACGTAGAAGACGCGCTGAATGCGCAAATCGACTACGCTGAACTGCGCTTCTCTCCTTACTACATGGCGATGAAACACAAACTGCCAGTAGCGGGTGTAGTAGAAGCGGTGGTCGATGGCGTTCAAGCAGGTGTGCGCGACTTTGGCATCAAAGCCAATCTTATCGGTATTATGAGCCGCACTTTTGGCACCGATGCGTGTCAGCAAGAGCTAGACGCAATCCTAACTCAAAAAGACCACATTGTTGCCGTCGACTTGGCAGGAGATGAGTTGGGTCAACCTGGCGATCGCTTTGTTAGTCACTTTAAACAAGTAAAAGATGCAGGCTTGCATGTCACGGTTCATGCGGGTGAAGCGGCTGGCGCAGAAAGTATGTGGCAAGCAATTCGAGACTTGGGCGCGACCCGAATTGGTCACGGCGTTAAAGCTGTGCACGATCCTAAGTTGATGGATTACTTAGCCGAGCATCGTATCGGCATTGAGTCATGTCTGACCTCAAATTTCCAGACAAGCACCGTCGACTCCTTAGCCAACCATCCGTTGAAGCAATTCTTGGATCACGGCGTACTGGCATGTCTCAACACGGACGATCCTGCGGTAGAAGGTATTGAACTTCCCTATGAGTATGAAGTAGCTGCACCTCAAGCGGGTTTGAGCCAAGAGCAAATTCGTCAAGCGCAGATCAACGGCCTTGAACTGGCGTTCATTTCTGAGGCAGAAAAGCAACAATTGAGAGAATTAGCCCTTTCTAGAGGCTAA
- the glnL gene encoding nitrogen regulation protein NR(II), protein MDSELNELILNHQVTAILIMNESLQVRYANPSAEQLFSQSAKRIVDHPLSHLIQHASMDLALLSQPLQSGQSITDSDVTFVVDGKPLMLEVTVSPISWNKELMLLVEMRKIGQQRRLSQELNQHAQQQAAKLLVRGLAHEIKNPLGGLRGAAQLLERALPDASLGEYTQIIIEQADRLRALVDRLLGPQKPGKKKPANLHLILEKIRQLVDLEANQSVNIVRDYDPSLPDIIMDADQIEQALLNIVSNAGQILKDQVDGQITIRTRTVHQANIHGQRCKLAARIEIIDNGPGIATDLQDTLFYPMVSGREGGTGLGLSIAQNLIDQHQGKIDVESWPGRTTFTIYLPIQS, encoded by the coding sequence GTGGATAGCGAACTCAACGAACTCATCTTAAATCATCAAGTAACCGCGATTCTGATCATGAATGAGTCGTTGCAGGTCCGTTATGCCAATCCATCGGCCGAGCAGCTGTTCTCTCAGAGTGCGAAACGCATTGTCGATCACCCTCTTTCTCACCTAATTCAACATGCCTCGATGGATTTGGCGTTGTTGTCACAACCGCTGCAAAGTGGCCAGAGCATTACCGATAGCGATGTGACATTTGTCGTTGACGGCAAACCGTTGATGCTAGAAGTCACCGTTAGCCCCATCTCGTGGAACAAAGAGTTAATGCTACTGGTGGAGATGCGTAAAATAGGTCAGCAGCGCCGCCTGTCACAAGAGCTAAACCAGCATGCTCAGCAGCAAGCTGCTAAGTTGTTGGTTCGCGGCTTGGCCCATGAAATCAAAAACCCGCTCGGTGGTCTGCGCGGCGCGGCGCAGCTTTTGGAACGCGCATTGCCCGACGCCAGTTTAGGCGAATATACCCAAATCATCATCGAGCAAGCAGATCGGCTCAGAGCCCTGGTGGATAGATTATTAGGGCCACAAAAACCGGGTAAGAAGAAACCGGCCAACTTGCACCTGATTCTGGAAAAGATTCGCCAATTGGTCGACTTAGAGGCGAATCAAAGCGTGAATATCGTTCGCGATTACGACCCTAGCCTGCCTGACATCATCATGGACGCTGACCAAATAGAACAAGCGCTGCTCAACATCGTCAGTAACGCAGGTCAAATTCTTAAAGACCAAGTGGATGGTCAAATAACAATACGCACCAGAACAGTGCATCAAGCCAATATTCACGGCCAGCGCTGCAAATTGGCGGCGAGAATCGAAATTATTGATAACGGTCCCGGTATCGCTACCGATCTGCAAGACACGCTGTTTTATCCTATGGTCAGTGGCCGTGAAGGAGGAACAGGCTTAGGTCTCTCTATTGCACAAAACCTTATCGATCAGCACCAAGGTAAGATAGACGTAGAAAGCTGGCCTGGTCGCACAACATTTACTATTTATTTGCCGATTCAAAGTTAG
- the glnA gene encoding glutamate--ammonia ligase has translation MSVENVLSLIQENEVKFVDLRFTDTKGKEQHVSIPAHQVDADFFEEGKMFDGSSVAGWKGINESDMVMMPDASSAVLDPFTEDATLNIRCDILEPATMQGYDRDPRSIAKRAEDYLRSTGIADTVLVGPEPEFFLFDDVKFATDMSGSFFKIDDVEAAWNTGTDFEGGNKGHRPGVKGGYFPVAPVDSSQDIRSAMCLILEEMGQVVEAHHHEVATAGQNEIATRFNTLTAKADEIQVYKYVVHNVAHAFGKTATFMPKPLVGDNGSGMHVHQSLAKDGVNLFAGDKYGGLSELALYYIGGVIKHAKAINAFANASTNSYKRLVPGFEAPVMLAYSARNRSASIRIPVVPSPKARRIELRFGDPSANPYLCFAAMLMAGLDGIKNKIHPGEAMDKDLYDLPAEEAAEIPTVAYSLKEALECLDADREFLTAGGVFSDDFIDSYIALKSQDVEKVNMTTHPLEFELYYSV, from the coding sequence ATGTCAGTAGAAAACGTTCTATCGCTGATCCAAGAAAACGAAGTTAAGTTTGTTGACCTACGTTTTACAGATACAAAAGGTAAAGAGCAGCACGTATCGATTCCTGCTCACCAAGTGGACGCAGACTTCTTTGAAGAAGGTAAGATGTTCGATGGTTCATCAGTTGCTGGCTGGAAAGGCATCAACGAATCTGACATGGTAATGATGCCAGACGCGTCATCTGCCGTTCTTGACCCATTCACAGAAGACGCAACGCTAAACATCCGTTGTGACATTCTTGAGCCTGCAACTATGCAAGGCTACGACCGTGACCCTCGCTCTATCGCTAAGCGTGCTGAAGATTACCTACGTTCGACAGGCATCGCAGACACAGTGCTTGTTGGTCCTGAGCCAGAGTTCTTCCTATTTGACGACGTTAAGTTTGCAACCGACATGTCTGGTTCATTCTTCAAGATCGACGACGTAGAAGCGGCTTGGAACACAGGTACTGACTTCGAAGGCGGTAACAAAGGTCACCGTCCAGGCGTTAAAGGTGGTTACTTCCCAGTAGCGCCAGTTGACTCTTCTCAAGACATCCGCTCTGCAATGTGTCTCATCCTTGAAGAGATGGGCCAAGTAGTCGAAGCGCATCACCACGAAGTAGCCACTGCGGGTCAGAACGAAATCGCAACTCGCTTTAACACGCTAACGGCAAAAGCGGACGAAATCCAAGTTTACAAGTACGTAGTACACAACGTTGCGCACGCATTTGGTAAAACAGCGACATTCATGCCTAAGCCACTCGTTGGCGACAACGGTTCTGGTATGCACGTTCACCAATCTCTAGCGAAAGACGGTGTTAACCTGTTCGCGGGTGACAAGTACGGCGGCCTATCTGAACTGGCTCTTTACTACATCGGTGGTGTTATCAAGCATGCGAAAGCAATCAACGCATTTGCTAACGCATCAACTAACTCGTACAAGCGTCTTGTACCAGGCTTCGAAGCGCCAGTTATGCTTGCTTACTCTGCACGTAACCGCTCGGCTTCTATCCGTATCCCAGTGGTACCAAGCCCTAAAGCACGTCGTATCGAGCTACGCTTCGGTGATCCATCAGCGAACCCATACCTATGTTTCGCAGCAATGCTAATGGCGGGTCTTGACGGTATTAAGAACAAGATCCACCCAGGCGAAGCGATGGATAAAGACCTTTACGATCTACCAGCAGAAGAAGCAGCTGAAATCCCAACAGTGGCTTACTCACTAAAAGAAGCGCTAGAGTGCCTAGACGCTGACCGTGAGTTCCTAACTGCTGGCGGCGTATTCTCTGATGACTTCATCGATTCTTACATCGCACTTAAGTCTCAAGATGTTGAGAAGGTTAACATGACCACTCACCCACTTGAGTTCGAACTGTACTACTCAGTATAA
- the glnG gene encoding nitrogen regulation protein NR(I), translating into MSKGYVWVVDDDSSIRWVMEKTLSSANIKCETFADAESVLMALERETPDVLVSDIRMPGIDGIELLKQVHQRSPDLPVIIMTAHSDLDAAVNAYQKGAFEYLPKPFDVDETLTLVERAITHRHEQKQEQASLSDDSYTPPEIIGEAPAMQEVFRAIGRLSRSSISVLINGESGTGKELVAHALHRHSPRASNPFIALNMAAIPKDLIESELFGHEKGAFTGANNVRQGRFEQANGGTLFLDEIGDMPLDIQTRLLRVLADGQFYRVGGHSPIKVDVRIVAATHQNLEKLVHKGKFREDLFHRLNVIRIQIPALRERKQDIEKLTLHFLALASEELGVDVKTLHPSTVETLNRLNWPGNVRQLENICRWLTVMASGSEVLPSDLPSELLEEKNHNEAVSGGSWQQQLAGWARNALSQGDTELLSFALPEFERILLEAALEHTNGHKQDAAKVLGWGRNTLTRKLKELY; encoded by the coding sequence ATGAGTAAAGGATACGTTTGGGTCGTCGATGACGACAGCTCTATCCGCTGGGTCATGGAGAAAACCCTCTCTTCGGCGAACATCAAGTGTGAAACCTTCGCCGACGCGGAAAGTGTGCTTATGGCGCTGGAGCGTGAAACTCCGGATGTGCTGGTGTCCGATATTCGCATGCCAGGTATTGATGGCATTGAGCTGCTCAAGCAAGTTCATCAACGCTCACCTGACTTACCTGTTATTATAATGACCGCTCACTCAGACTTAGACGCCGCGGTCAATGCTTATCAAAAAGGCGCCTTTGAGTATTTACCCAAGCCGTTCGATGTCGATGAAACCTTAACCTTGGTAGAGCGAGCCATAACTCACCGCCACGAGCAAAAACAAGAGCAAGCGTCACTGAGCGATGATAGCTATACACCGCCAGAGATCATTGGTGAAGCACCGGCCATGCAGGAAGTGTTTCGTGCTATCGGCCGCCTCTCTCGCTCATCGATTTCTGTGCTTATCAACGGCGAATCGGGCACGGGTAAAGAGTTGGTCGCGCACGCACTGCATCGACACAGTCCGCGCGCGAGCAACCCTTTTATTGCCCTCAATATGGCGGCCATTCCCAAAGATCTGATTGAATCCGAACTGTTTGGCCACGAGAAAGGCGCCTTTACCGGAGCCAACAACGTCCGCCAAGGTCGCTTCGAACAAGCCAATGGTGGCACACTGTTTCTCGATGAAATCGGTGATATGCCGCTAGATATTCAGACACGCTTACTGCGCGTTCTCGCCGACGGTCAGTTTTATCGCGTTGGCGGTCATTCACCAATTAAAGTCGATGTACGTATTGTCGCGGCCACCCATCAAAACCTTGAAAAATTGGTACATAAAGGCAAATTCCGCGAAGACTTATTCCATCGCCTCAACGTGATTCGTATTCAAATCCCAGCGCTGCGCGAACGTAAACAAGATATTGAGAAACTGACACTGCATTTCTTAGCGCTCGCGTCTGAAGAGCTTGGGGTCGATGTCAAAACCCTTCATCCAAGTACGGTAGAAACACTCAATCGCCTTAACTGGCCGGGTAATGTGCGCCAACTGGAAAACATTTGTCGTTGGTTAACAGTTATGGCCAGCGGTAGCGAAGTTCTGCCCAGCGATCTCCCAAGCGAACTGTTGGAGGAGAAAAACCACAACGAAGCAGTCTCAGGCGGCTCATGGCAACAACAGCTAGCAGGGTGGGCGCGCAATGCGCTATCACAAGGCGACACTGAACTACTCTCTTTTGCCTTGCCGGAGTTCGAAAGAATTTTGTTGGAAGCGGCACTGGAGCACACTAATGGCCACAAACAAGATGCGGCCAAAGTGCTAGGTTGGGGCCGTAACACGCTGACCCGTAAGTTAAAAGAGCTCTATTGA
- a CDS encoding EAL domain-containing protein yields the protein MPATTQITLRTAVVLPFVLIFIFTIGIIVTVQKNNYQEMVVDISDKQLTALTDNVNLELGRFLQEPFQASLALSHSIGFNRLYQRGDTSAIEQYFLTSFRNLYQTIPQLDVIGFGGEGAEYVGFRKEPNQGYTLMIQDQRTQNRLVIYRGQVVSEDIRSVIDGYDPRIRPWYAPVAQALTPMWSSIYANADERQEITLSALTPVFYAQDFQGVVVTDIKIDTFNTFLRNQQNKTSATLYLVDDKQRLVAHSTSGSVVSWGTEFSKKGDRLLATESDNPIIKAHATHNAQHKLYQQNQVQRFTLDINNERYFNHLTPYTDAYGLKWYIGVAISESNLLGNLPETQRNSWIIGIIASFVGILLGLVAFNRVVAPITSTAAAAKRLAKGDWESHMPKPGGIYETSLLVYAFNEMANNLKVSFKALRSQLLYDSLTKLYSREGLIDTCDKLPTLDGTLLIIGINKFRDINDSLGHYQGDQLLAIISQRLQALFSEQDYLARIGGDEFAIYLPKAQSHEQSLLIANRILQVFAAPFPMEGNSVVVSISIGIVEQGPTTNMTQWLRNGSIALSNAKHEVTNISYYRPEMADVSRKRTLMQAKIKDALERDEFIPFYQPLVDLNSGEIIGAEALARWLSPTSGLTPPVEFIPIAEESGLIGAIGETILRQACKDAVQGIKEGKWTKAFHMHVNLSVNQLSQPDFIDSLKQILDESQLSPNNLTLELTESRIVDNDPITLENMQAIRNLGVHIAIDDFGTGYSSLAYLHKLPFSCLKIDRTFVNKLSADNLDTSIVAAIINMTRSMKVSIVAEGIETPEQAKMLVQLECPLGQGFLYSRPVPYQEWPTDLVNMK from the coding sequence ATGCCAGCAACGACGCAAATTACCCTAAGAACAGCGGTTGTATTGCCTTTTGTACTGATATTTATCTTTACTATCGGCATCATCGTCACGGTACAAAAAAATAATTACCAAGAGATGGTTGTCGACATCAGCGACAAGCAGTTAACGGCACTGACAGACAATGTTAATTTGGAGCTCGGCCGTTTTCTGCAAGAGCCATTTCAAGCCAGTCTCGCACTGAGCCACTCGATTGGCTTCAATCGCTTATACCAGCGTGGCGATACCAGCGCCATAGAGCAGTATTTTCTCACCTCGTTTCGCAACCTATATCAAACCATCCCACAACTGGACGTAATTGGATTTGGTGGTGAGGGGGCGGAATATGTCGGCTTTCGCAAAGAGCCCAACCAAGGCTACACCTTAATGATACAAGACCAGCGCACGCAAAATCGTCTGGTGATCTATCGAGGACAAGTGGTCAGTGAGGACATACGCTCCGTCATCGATGGCTATGACCCGCGTATTCGCCCTTGGTATGCCCCGGTTGCACAAGCGCTCACCCCAATGTGGTCCTCTATCTATGCCAATGCCGATGAGCGCCAAGAGATCACCTTATCGGCATTAACCCCGGTATTTTATGCGCAAGACTTTCAGGGCGTAGTGGTGACAGACATCAAAATCGACACCTTCAACACATTCCTGCGTAACCAACAGAATAAAACCAGCGCGACTCTCTATCTGGTCGATGATAAGCAGCGTCTGGTGGCGCACTCTACCTCTGGGAGCGTCGTTTCATGGGGGACAGAGTTCAGCAAAAAAGGGGACAGGTTGCTGGCCACGGAAAGCGACAACCCGATCATCAAAGCGCACGCGACACACAACGCCCAGCACAAGCTGTATCAACAGAATCAGGTCCAGCGCTTTACTTTAGATATCAATAACGAACGTTACTTCAATCATCTCACCCCTTACACCGATGCCTACGGTTTAAAATGGTATATCGGCGTGGCAATTTCTGAGTCGAATTTGCTCGGCAACTTGCCCGAAACGCAGCGCAATAGTTGGATCATCGGCATCATTGCCAGTTTTGTCGGCATCTTGCTCGGCTTGGTTGCGTTTAACCGTGTTGTGGCACCCATTACATCCACCGCGGCGGCCGCTAAGCGCCTGGCGAAAGGAGACTGGGAAAGCCATATGCCTAAGCCTGGTGGCATCTATGAAACCAGCCTGTTGGTTTACGCATTTAATGAGATGGCCAACAACCTTAAAGTTTCATTCAAAGCCCTGCGTTCACAACTGCTCTATGACTCACTGACTAAGCTGTATAGCCGAGAAGGACTGATTGATACTTGCGATAAACTGCCAACCCTTGATGGCACGCTGCTCATTATCGGGATCAACAAATTCCGTGATATCAACGACAGCTTAGGTCACTATCAAGGCGATCAGTTACTGGCGATCATCTCTCAACGCTTACAGGCTCTATTTAGTGAGCAAGATTATTTAGCGCGAATTGGCGGTGATGAATTTGCCATCTACTTACCCAAAGCACAAAGCCATGAACAATCTCTGCTCATCGCCAATCGCATCTTGCAGGTCTTTGCCGCTCCATTCCCAATGGAGGGGAACAGTGTCGTGGTCAGTATCAGCATAGGTATTGTTGAACAAGGCCCCACCACCAATATGACTCAATGGCTGCGTAACGGTAGCATCGCTCTGAGCAATGCTAAGCATGAAGTCACCAATATCAGCTACTACCGCCCAGAAATGGCCGATGTATCGCGCAAACGGACCTTGATGCAAGCCAAAATCAAAGACGCGCTGGAACGGGATGAATTTATCCCTTTTTACCAACCCTTAGTCGACCTTAACAGCGGCGAGATCATAGGCGCAGAAGCATTGGCTCGCTGGCTTTCGCCAACATCAGGATTAACGCCACCGGTTGAGTTTATCCCTATTGCAGAAGAAAGTGGCTTGATCGGAGCGATAGGCGAGACGATTTTGCGCCAAGCATGTAAAGATGCGGTGCAAGGTATCAAAGAAGGCAAGTGGACCAAAGCCTTCCACATGCACGTCAATCTCTCAGTTAACCAGCTATCTCAGCCAGACTTCATCGATTCTTTAAAGCAGATCCTCGACGAGTCGCAACTAAGCCCTAATAACCTCACCTTAGAGCTCACCGAGTCGCGCATAGTCGATAACGATCCCATCACGCTTGAGAACATGCAAGCGATCCGCAACTTAGGTGTACACATTGCTATCGATGATTTCGGTACGGGTTATAGCTCGCTTGCCTACTTACATAAGCTGCCGTTTAGCTGTCTAAAGATCGACCGCACCTTCGTCAATAAGCTGTCTGCCGATAATCTCGATACCTCAATCGTCGCCGCTATCATCAACATGACCCGCAGTATGAAAGTCAGTATTGTCGCTGAAGGTATTGAAACCCCTGAACAAGCGAAAATGCTGGTGCAACTTGAATGTCCCCTTGGCCAGGGCTTCCTTTATAGTCGCCCTGTCCCGTATCAAGAATGGCCAACAGATTTGGTTAACATGAAATAA